Proteins co-encoded in one Luteitalea sp. genomic window:
- a CDS encoding glucose sorbosone dehydrogenase has translation MYAELCSSCHGPTLAGGQAPSLLDDTWNFGGDDESIAQSIRDGRPSTAMPPFKAALSEQEIRALVIYIREERERAERDPTTAGARRGAPAPLPKGTLQSERHAFKIELVADGLDNPWGIAWLPDGRMLVTERPGRLRIIERDRLLVEPIAGVPPVWEEQDGGLMDVEAHPQFAANGWIYLSFSEEGRTPGTSATRIIRARLRENRLVDQKTLFQPSPELYWEDNTHFGSRFLFDQRGHLFYSIGDRGHDGDAQELSSPYGKLHRVDDEGRPADGNPFADRPGALASIWSYGHRNQQGLAFHPITGDLWAAEHGPRGGDELNRVERGRNYGWPTITYGMNYDGTPITDRTTQDGMEQPVVQWTPSIAVCAIAFYTGDRFPRWRHDMFATALAHQELRRIRIEGGTVVHQEVLFKGLGRVRDVATGPDGYLYVALNMPGRIVRLVPSQ, from the coding sequence ATGTACGCGGAGCTGTGCTCCAGCTGCCACGGACCGACCCTCGCCGGGGGCCAGGCGCCCAGCCTGCTAGACGACACGTGGAACTTCGGCGGAGACGATGAGAGCATCGCGCAGAGCATTCGGGATGGGCGGCCGTCGACTGCGATGCCGCCATTCAAGGCGGCATTGAGCGAGCAGGAGATCCGCGCGCTGGTCATCTATATCCGCGAAGAGCGGGAACGGGCAGAACGTGATCCGACGACGGCGGGTGCCCGGCGCGGCGCGCCTGCGCCGCTTCCGAAAGGGACACTCCAGAGCGAGAGGCACGCGTTCAAGATCGAGCTCGTAGCCGATGGCCTCGACAACCCCTGGGGCATCGCATGGCTCCCCGACGGACGGATGCTGGTGACCGAGCGGCCGGGGCGGCTGCGAATCATCGAGCGGGATCGGCTCTTGGTCGAGCCCATCGCCGGGGTGCCGCCGGTCTGGGAGGAGCAGGACGGCGGCCTGATGGATGTGGAAGCTCACCCGCAGTTTGCGGCCAACGGCTGGATCTATTTGTCGTTCAGTGAGGAAGGCCGCACGCCAGGCACCTCTGCCACGAGAATCATTCGCGCGCGCTTACGCGAGAATCGGCTCGTCGACCAGAAGACCCTGTTCCAGCCGTCGCCCGAGCTCTATTGGGAAGACAACACGCACTTCGGCTCCCGTTTCCTCTTCGACCAACGTGGTCACCTCTTCTATTCGATTGGTGACCGCGGGCACGACGGCGACGCGCAGGAGCTCTCGAGCCCTTACGGTAAGCTACATCGCGTCGATGACGAGGGTCGGCCGGCAGACGGCAATCCTTTCGCCGATCGCCCTGGGGCGCTCGCAAGCATCTGGAGCTACGGGCATCGCAACCAGCAAGGCTTGGCGTTTCACCCGATCACCGGCGACCTTTGGGCGGCGGAGCACGGGCCGCGCGGTGGCGACGAGCTGAACCGCGTCGAGCGGGGACGGAACTACGGATGGCCCACGATCACGTATGGGATGAACTACGACGGCACACCCATCACGGATCGTACGACCCAGGACGGCATGGAGCAGCCAGTGGTCCAGTGGACACCATCGATTGCGGTGTGCGCCATCGCCTTTTACACTGGCGATCGCTTTCCCCGCTGGAGGCATGACATGTTTGCCACGGCACTCGCGCATCAGGAGCTACGTCGCATCAGGATCGAGGGAGGAACCGTGGTGCACCAGGAGGTTCTGTTCAAGGGGCTCGGCCGCGTGCGCGATGTCGCGACCGGTCCCGACGGGTATTTGTACGTCGCCCTCAACATGCCGGGGCGCATCGTCCGGCTGGTGCCGTCGCAATAG